The genomic region TTAAAATAGTTTTTAATAAGGAGGGAGAGGCATGGCTGATTATCATTCCGTAAGACTTAGGGCAGGTTTATGTACTGGGTGTACTGCTTGCGTTACTTCCTGTCCTACTGAAGCGGTAAGAGTGTATGGACAAAAAGCCGAAATTTTAGCCTCAAGATGTACTGATTGTGGAGCTTGTCTTAAGGCGTGTCCAAACCATGCTAAAACCGGGAAAGTTGATAGCATTAAAGATTTGGATCGATACAAATATAAAATTGCATTGCCTGACCCCGCTATATTTGGACAATTTGCTCCTGAGGTAGAGCCGCAGAGGGTGCTGGGGAGTTTTCTTTCGTTAGGATTTGACGAAGTTTTCGATGTTGCATTAGCGTGTGACTTAGTTTCTGAGAAAATAAAAGAAAAGTTAAAAGAAAGTAAGTCACCTCTAATATCAGCCTCATGTCCAGCGGTTATTCGCATGATTCAAGCCTTATATCCTGACCTTATAAAAAACTTAGTTCCTGTAGAGGCCCCTTTAGAAGTTGCTGGACAATTAGCAAGACAGCAAGCTGAAAAAAGAGGCCTTTTATCTAAAGATATAGGGATTTTCTATATATCGCCTTGTCCTGCTAAAGTAACTGCTGCTAAAAATCCAGTTGCTAGAAATAAATCCAGCGTAAGCGAGGTTCTTTCTATAGTGGATATATATGGCAATATCCTAAAGTTTGCTAATATGAAAAACCAAAAAACTTTAGAGCTAAAAGCCACAGGCAAAGGTTATGGTTGGGCCAGAGCCGGAGGAGAATCAATAGCAGTAGGAACAACTAATAATGTGGTTGTTGACGGAATAGAGCATGTAACTAAAGTACTTAGTGAAATAGAAATTGGAAAACTGACAAATGTTGATTATATAGAATGCTGGGCCTGTGTAGGAGGTTGTGTTGGTGGACCATTGGTGGTGGAAAACCCGTTTATCGCAACAGTTAAAATAAGAAAAAAAGCTGAAAAGCTTAATAAACAACAGAAGATAAACTTAAGTTGTGTAGATCAGTCGATTTTTGACTGGGACGATGGTATTAAACCAAGACAGGTTATGTCTTTAGATAACAACATGACAGTAGCTATAAGCAAAGGGAAAAAGCTACAAGAAGTACTAGAAAAGCTTCCTGGATATGATTGTGGAGCTTGTGGTGCTCCTACATGTAGCGCTCATGCTGAGGATTATATCCAAGGCACTATTAAAGACACAAGGTGTGTTTTTAAAAACGACTAGCTTTTATTAGAAAGGCAAGGTGATAACATGAAGTTAAAAGATGTGGCCAAAAAGCTTAATTTAAAAGAACTAAATTCAACAAACCTTGAAATAGAAGTAAAAGGTGGGCTATCAACTGACTTACTTAGTTTGGTTCTTGCTAATAGTAGCCCGGGCAGCATTTGGGTAACTCACCAAAACCATCCTAACATTATTGCTGTTTCTTTACTTGCGGAGTTATCAGCTATTATTGTTATCGGTAAAGTTGAAAAAGAAACTGTAGATATTGCAAAGGAAAAAGGTGTCAACCTGTTTTTTACTAACAAACCATTGTTTGACACAGTTGGGTGTTTATACTCCCTAGGCATAAAAGCTGAAGATGCCACTGTATAAGGGAGATATGCATATTCATAGTGTATTATCACCGTGCGCAGACCTATCGATGGGTCCCAAAAATATAATCAGCGCAGCAAAAGCAAAGGGTGTAAACATAATTGGCGTTACCGATCATAACTCAGCAAAAAATTTAGCTGCTTTTGAAAAATTAGCTAAACTGGAAAGAAGTATCACTTTGCTATATGGTATTGAAGTGGAGACAAAGGAAGAGATTCATGTGCTTTGTTACTTTGAAACCTTAGATAAGGTTTCAGCATTTGATAATATTATTTATGACTCTATCAAAGACGTTAAGAATAACCCTGACATTTTTGGTGATCAGGTTATTATAGATAGCGACGAAAATATTATTGGGTATGAAGAAAAACTTTTGCTACAGCGTTGTGAGTTAACTATTCAACAACTAGCTGATAAAGTAAATAAATTTGATGGCATGATTATTCCTGCTCATATAGATAGGCCTAGTAACGGTATTTTGACCAATCTTGGGTTTGTGCCTGAAAACATATACTTTGATGCTTTTGAAATAAGTCCAAATACCAAAACCGAAGATGTACTAAAGACTCATCCATATTTGAAGAATAAAAACCTCATAAGAAGTTCTGATGCCCATTTGTTAACAGAGGTGGGGAAGGCGGTAATAAACTTTCAAATGCCTCATCCAACCTTTGAAAATATAAAGTTTGCCTTTTTAAATAGACTTGGCAGGAGGTGGTGGGTCTCAAGTGAATGATAAAAACAAAAGCAATTTGCGAAACACGAAAGGAGCGAAAAAAATGGAGAAATTAAACAAATGCTGTTGTGGAAATGACAACCAACAGGATGAAAAGAAAGTTGAGCTTGAAAAACTATTTGCAGAGTACAAAGGGAAAAAAGGTGCATTAATCCCTGTACTGCAAAAAGCTCAAGATATTTACGGATATTTGCCTAAAGAAGTTATTGCAGATATAGCAGATGGACTAAACTTACCTGTTAGCCAAGTTTATGGAGTTTGTACTTTTTATTCTCAATTCCATCTAAACCCTAGAGGTGAAAATATTATTCGGGTTTGCATGGGTACTGCTTGTCATGTTAGAGGAGCAGATAAAGTTTTAGAAAGACTTCAAGCAGACCTAGGTGTTGAACCTGGTGAAACCACAGAAGATCTAAAGTTCACTTTAGAGTCAGTTGCATGTATAGGTGCCTGTGGTTTGGCTCCAGTTATTATGATTAATGATAATACTCACGGCAGGTTAGATGCCGATACAGTTTCAGAAGTCTTAGACAAATATAAATAATTATGAAGGATTTATCTCACGTTATTTTAGATTTAGTTCAAAACTCTATATCTGCAGATGCAGATCAGGTTTCCATTGAGGTTTTTAAATCTAAGAAACAAAACCTGTTATCTGTTTGTATAACTGACAATGGAAAAGGTATGAATGAGCAGGAAGTCAAAAAATCAACAGACCCTTATTATACTACGCGCACTACTAGGGACATAGGTTTGGGATTGCCTTTAATTAAGATGATGGCTAAGCAAGCTGATGGAGACTTTAAAATAAATTCCAAGCCACAAAATGGCACTTGTGTATATTTTTCATTTGCTCTAGAGCATTGGGATTGCCCTCCGGTGGGCGATTTAGCGGCTACCTTTATCTCCTTTTTCGTTCTGCAACAGGATATTACAATATCTTTAAAGGTGGATAATGGTAGCGAAAGCTTTGAATTAAGCAATCAAGAAATATACGATGAACTTTCCGCTGACCAGATTACTAAGCAGTGGGTGTTAGATTGGGTAAAAGAGCTCATAGAGGACAATATTATGAAAATTTTAAGGGAGGGATAGTTTTGAGTAAGAAAATAAAATCTTTAGAGGATTTAAGAAAGCTAAGACAAGAAAAGGAAAAGTTAACCTCTCCTAGAGAAGGCGATAACATCCAGGTTATCATTGGAATGGGTACTTGTGGTATCGCTGCAGGGGCTAGGGATGTAATGCTGACCTTACTAGATGAGATTAACAGACATAATTTGAAGGTAAACGTTACTCAAACTGGTTGTATAGGTATGTGTGAAAAGGAGCCACTTTTAGACGTAGTAGTTCCAGGTGAAGGTAGAATAACATATGGAAAAGTTACACAAGACGTAGTTAAACAAATAGTATCTCAACATTTAGCTAACGGACAAATTGTAAAGCAAAATGTTGTAGGAAAAATAGAAGAGTAAGGGGGTAAAAAGATGGAGCTTTATAGAGGTCATATACTAATATGTTCTGGGACAGGTTGTATATCTTCTGGAGCAAATAGCATAAAAGCGGCTTTTGAAAAACAACTAGCTGAAAAAGACTTAAGTGGTGAGTTTAAACTGATTGAGACAGGGTGTCATGGTTTTTGCGAGATGGGGCCGATAGCTATAGTTTACCCAGAAGGCACTTTTTATTGCCGATTAGAAAACGAAGATGTGGAAACTATTGTGGAAGAGCATCTTATCAAGGGAAGGTTAGTTAAAGAAAAGCTTTATAACCCTCCTCATAGCGAGGATAAAATTCCTTCTTATAAAGAAATTGATTTTTATAAAAAACAACACCGTATCGCTCTTAGAAACTGTGGTTATGTAAACCCTGAGGATATTGATGAGTATATCGTAAAAGGTGGCTACGAAGCCTTGGGTAAAGTGCTTTCAGAAATGTCGCCAAGTCAGGCTATTGAGGAAATGAAAAAATCCGGATTAAGAGGTAGGGGAGGCGGTGGATTCCCTACTGGACTGAAATGGGAGTTTGCTAGCAAAACCGAAAGTGATAAAAAATATATGATTTGTAACGCTGACGAAGGCGACCCTGGAGCTTTTATGGATAGAAGTATACTTGAGGGAGATCCGCATAGTATCATTGAGGGGATGGTTATTGGTGGCTATGCGACAGGTGCTGATGAAGGCTATGTTTATATCCGAGCAGAATATCCTCTAGCAATCAACAGATTAAAAACTGCACTAGCACAAGCAAAAGAGTATGGCATGTTGGGAGAGAATATTTTAGGAACAGGCTTTAATTTTGAACTTCATATAAAAGAAGGTGCTGGAGCATTTGTCTGTGGAGAGGAAACAGCGTTAATGCACTCAATTGAAGGAAAGCGAGGTATGCCTAGACCTAGACCACCATTCCCTGCAGTTAAAGGTTTATGGGGAAAACCTTCAAACATAAACAATGTAGAGACCTTTGCTAATGTTCCTGTTATATTTGAAAAAGGTGCTGATTGGTTTGCCAGCTTAGGTACAGAGAAGAGTAAAGGAACTAAAGTTTTTGCTTTAACCGGAAAAATTAACAACACTGGCCTAGCAGAAGTGCCTATGGGTATCTCAGTTAGAGAGATTATCTATGACATCGGTGGGGGCATAACTAATGATAAAAAGTTTAAAGCTGTTCAAATTGGAGGACCTTCAGGTGGATGCTTACCAGAAGACTTAATAGATCTACCTGTAGACTATGACTCATTAATAGAAGCAGGAGCGATGATGGGCTCAGGTGGGCTTGTGGTTATGGATGAAGAGACCTGCATGGTTGACTTAGCTAGATTTTTCCTAAACTTTACTCAAGACGAATCATGTGGTAAATGCACTCCATGTCGCGAGGGTACAAAACGAATGTTAGAAATCCTTGAGAGAATCGTCGACGGCAAAGGGCAAGATGGTGATATCGAACTACTAGAAGAGCTCGGAGAAACTATTAAGACAACATCCCTTTGTGGACTTGGTCAAACAGCCCCTAACCCAGTGCTAAGTACATTAAAATACTTTAGAGATGAATACGAAGCTCATATTCATGATGGAAGGTGTCCTGCTGGTGCTTGCTCTGCGTTAGCAAAATATGTGATTGACCAAGAAAAGTGTAAAAAATGTACGCTATGTACAAAGGTTTGTCCAGTGAGTGCTATAGAAGGAAAACCAAAAGAAGTGCATAAAATCGACCCAAATGTGTGTACTGCCTGTGGTGTTTGTGTCGACACATGTAAGTTTGATGCTATAAAAAAGGGTTAGATAAAGGAGTAAATGTCAAAAAAGACAATACTTAAAGCTGATTTAGCGAGCTGTTTAGCAACTTTTCTTTAGATTAAGGGCTTTTTACTCCAAAGAAAAATATAATTTTTCCAATAGGTAACATTTTTTTCTCATACAAAGGAAACCCTAATTTTAAATGGGTTTCCTTTTTTAATCCATAATTTTTTTAATAATGTTTCTTTTATAGAGGTTGTGTTTTTATTTACAAACTAAAAAAAGTTATGGTAATATAAAAGTAGTTTTTATTTAATAATAGTTTAATTGTTTTTATTAAGGAGGTAGTAAAGTGGATAAGCACCAAAGAATTCCAGATGTAGTAATAAAGAGATTGCCAATTTACCTAAGGTATTTAGATCAACTTTCTTCTATGGATATCGAAACCGTTTCATCACAACAAATGGGTGATGATTTACACTTAAACCCGGCCCAAATAAGAAAAGATTTATCTATCTTCGGAGATTTTGGAGTTAAAGGTATGGGTTATCGAGTTTCCGACCTGTCTGAAAAGCTCAGGAGTATTTTGGGACTAGATAAAGAGATTTCTATTATTTTAGTAGGGGTAGGTAACCTAGGGGCTGCATTATGTCAGTACAATAGATATCAAAGTCCCACAACCAAAATTGTAGGTTTATTTGATGGACATCCCTCTAAAGTAGATAAAACTATCGGTAACATGAAAGTTAAGCCGATGGAAGACATGCAGGAATTTGTAAAAGAAAATGGAGTCAAAATGGGCATTATTACTGTTCCAGCTCAAGCTGCCCAAAAGGTAGCAGATCAAATGATAGCCGCTGGTATAACAGTAATATTAAATTTTGCTCCTGCATTATTGAATGTTCCAGAAGAAGTTAAAGTACAAAACTCTGATGTTACAACAGAATTACAAGCATTGTCTTATTATCTATAATATTAATATTGCCCTTTTATAAAAGGTTTTTTTCACTTAATATAGAATATAGCACTTGGACAAACAATAATTAGGGGAGGAATTAAATTATGGCTTCCGTACGAAAAGAGAAAGACCTATTAGGGGAAAAAGAGATTAGCAACGAGTTGTACTATGGTATTCAAACTAAAAGGGCATTGGAGAACTTTCCGATTACAGGATATGCTCCACACCCTACGTTGATACATGCTTTAGCAGTTGTTAAAAAGTCATCAGCAGAAGCTAATATGGAAGTTGGAAGACTTAACAAGAAGATTGGGCAGGCAATATGTAAGGCATGTGAAGAAATAATACAAGGAGACTTACACCAGTATTTCGTTGTCGATGCTATTCAAGGTGGAGCAGGTACTTCTATGAATATGAATGCAAATGAAGTGATTGCAAACAGGGCTATTGAACTTTTAGGTGGCAAAAAAGGTGAATATATAAAAGTTTCACCGAACACCCATGTAAACATGGCGCAATCTACCAACGATGCGTTTCCTACCGCTATTAACATAGCAGCGTTAAAGTTAGCGCAAGGTGTATTAACATCTTTAAACGGTCTTATTGATGCACTAAAAGGCAAAGAAGCTGAATTTGACGAAGTGCTAAAAATGGGAAGAACTCATCTTCAAGATGCTGTTCCTATTAGATTAGGCCAGGAGTTTGGTGCTTACGCTAAGGTGCTTTCTAGAGATGTCAAGCGTATAGAAAAGTCTTTAGAAGACCTTAAGGAAATAAATATGGGGGCTACAGCGGTAGGAACCGGCTTAAATGCAGACCCTAAGTATATTGAGGTTGTGGTGGATAGGGTTAATGAAAACAGTGGGATTGAATTTACAACCGCTTCTAACCTTGTTGATTCTACGCAGAACACTGATGCGTTTGTAGCAGTTTCTGCAGCGCTTAAAATTTGTGCCGTAAACCTATCGAAGATGGCAAATGACTTAAGGCTATTGTCATCAGGGCCTAAATGTGGCCTAAATGAGATAAACTTGCCTCCTGTTCAACCAGGATCATCAATCATGCCAGGTAAAGTAAACCCTGTAATGGCAGAGGTTGTAAACCAGGTTGCTTTCCAAATAATGGGCAATGATCATACTATCTGTTTGGCTTCGGAAGCAGGACAATTGGAGTTAAATGTTATGGAACCAGTGCTTACATTTAATTTGCTTCAATCTTTGGATATACTAAGAAATGTAACCACAGTTTTTGCCGATAAATGCATTAAAGGCATAACCGTTAACGAAGAAAGGTGTCGCCAGCTTGTAGATGAAAGCATAGGTATTGTAACTGCGATTAATCCGCATGTAGGATATGAAACTGCATCTACTGTCGCCCAAGAGGCCATTAAAACAGGCAGACCAATAAAAGAAATTGTTCTTGAAAGAGGAATTTTGACAGAAGAAGAACTTGAAAAAATCCTTAATCCTTATGATATGACAAGGCCTGGTATTTCTGGATCAGACCTGTTAAAATAACTAATTGGCGGCTTAAATGCCGCCAAACCTTTTAAGAAAGTTAATGTTATAACTTTAACTTTATATATTTTATTATTTAATAAAAGGGGTGAAAATCTTGGAAAAGAAAAGTTTTAAAGGTGGAATTCATCCACTTTATAACAAAGAGCTTTCTAACAAAAAGCAGATTGTTGCCATGGATGCTCCTAGCCAGGTTGTTATACCGCTAAGGCAGCATATTGGTGCTCCTTGTGAATCACTAGTAGAAAAAGGAGACATGGTTAAAGCTGGGCAAAAAATAGGAGAAGCAAAAAGTTTTGTTTCTGCGCCTATTCATTCTAGCCTTTCTGGCGAGGTAATTAAAGTTACAGAAGAAAGTATAACCGTTAAAAGTGATGGTGATAACAGGTATGAAACCGTATCGTCAAAACTAGAGAATTTAACAGCGGAAGAAATTGTCTCCGTTGCAAAAGAAGCCGGTATTGTCGGTATGGGGGGAGCTGCATTTCCTACTCACGTTAAGATGAAGGCGCCAGAAGGAAAGAAAATCGAAACTGTGATTTTAAACGGGGCTGAATGTGAGCCGTACCTTACCATTGACAACAGGATTATGGTTGAACAGCCAGAAAAGGTTGTTTCAGGGCTTAAGGCGCTAATTAAGGCTACTGGTGCTAGTAAAGGATTTGTGGGGATTGAGTTAAACAAACCTGACGCAATTGAAGCTATAGGTAAACTTATCGAAAATGAATCTAACATTGAACTTGTAACACTAGAGGTTAAATACCCACAAGGCGGGGAAAAA from Proteinivorax hydrogeniformans harbors:
- a CDS encoding (2Fe-2S) ferredoxin domain-containing protein → MSKKIKSLEDLRKLRQEKEKLTSPREGDNIQVIIGMGTCGIAAGARDVMLTLLDEINRHNLKVNVTQTGCIGMCEKEPLLDVVVPGEGRITYGKVTQDVVKQIVSQHLANGQIVKQNVVGKIEE
- a CDS encoding redox-sensing transcriptional repressor Rex → MDKHQRIPDVVIKRLPIYLRYLDQLSSMDIETVSSQQMGDDLHLNPAQIRKDLSIFGDFGVKGMGYRVSDLSEKLRSILGLDKEISIILVGVGNLGAALCQYNRYQSPTTKIVGLFDGHPSKVDKTIGNMKVKPMEDMQEFVKENGVKMGIITVPAQAAQKVADQMIAAGITVILNFAPALLNVPEEVKVQNSDVTTELQALSYYL
- the rsxC gene encoding electron transport complex subunit RsxC, which translates into the protein MKILEKKSFKGGIHPLYNKELSNKKQIVAMDAPSQVVIPLRQHIGAPCESLVEKGDMVKAGQKIGEAKSFVSAPIHSSLSGEVIKVTEESITVKSDGDNRYETVSSKLENLTAEEIVSVAKEAGIVGMGGAAFPTHVKMKAPEGKKIETVILNGAECEPYLTIDNRIMVEQPEKVVSGLKALIKATGASKGFVGIELNKPDAIEAIGKLIENESNIELVTLEVKYPQGGEKQLIHAVLGKEVPVGGLPVDVGAVVSNVSTAAALHDAITEGKPLFERGITVTGNGVENPQNLLVKVGTSFKDVIDACGGLKENAAKVIAGGPMMGRAIDSLEDEFITKGTSGILVLTEDEVNIVEERTCIRCARCVDACPMKLMPNYLSAYSRKEMLQEAEELHLFNCIECGCCSFMCPSRIPLVHLIRQGKAEVSSKKAKK
- the nuoF gene encoding NADH-quinone oxidoreductase subunit NuoF, whose translation is MELYRGHILICSGTGCISSGANSIKAAFEKQLAEKDLSGEFKLIETGCHGFCEMGPIAIVYPEGTFYCRLENEDVETIVEEHLIKGRLVKEKLYNPPHSEDKIPSYKEIDFYKKQHRIALRNCGYVNPEDIDEYIVKGGYEALGKVLSEMSPSQAIEEMKKSGLRGRGGGGFPTGLKWEFASKTESDKKYMICNADEGDPGAFMDRSILEGDPHSIIEGMVIGGYATGADEGYVYIRAEYPLAINRLKTALAQAKEYGMLGENILGTGFNFELHIKEGAGAFVCGEETALMHSIEGKRGMPRPRPPFPAVKGLWGKPSNINNVETFANVPVIFEKGADWFASLGTEKSKGTKVFALTGKINNTGLAEVPMGISVREIIYDIGGGITNDKKFKAVQIGGPSGGCLPEDLIDLPVDYDSLIEAGAMMGSGGLVVMDEETCMVDLARFFLNFTQDESCGKCTPCREGTKRMLEILERIVDGKGQDGDIELLEELGETIKTTSLCGLGQTAPNPVLSTLKYFRDEYEAHIHDGRCPAGACSALAKYVIDQEKCKKCTLCTKVCPVSAIEGKPKEVHKIDPNVCTACGVCVDTCKFDAIKKG
- a CDS encoding ATP-binding protein; translation: MKDLSHVILDLVQNSISADADQVSIEVFKSKKQNLLSVCITDNGKGMNEQEVKKSTDPYYTTRTTRDIGLGLPLIKMMAKQADGDFKINSKPQNGTCVYFSFALEHWDCPPVGDLAATFISFFVLQQDITISLKVDNGSESFELSNQEIYDELSADQITKQWVLDWVKELIEDNIMKILREG
- a CDS encoding [Fe-Fe] hydrogenase large subunit C-terminal domain-containing protein, whose product is MADYHSVRLRAGLCTGCTACVTSCPTEAVRVYGQKAEILASRCTDCGACLKACPNHAKTGKVDSIKDLDRYKYKIALPDPAIFGQFAPEVEPQRVLGSFLSLGFDEVFDVALACDLVSEKIKEKLKESKSPLISASCPAVIRMIQALYPDLIKNLVPVEAPLEVAGQLARQQAEKRGLLSKDIGIFYISPCPAKVTAAKNPVARNKSSVSEVLSIVDIYGNILKFANMKNQKTLELKATGKGYGWARAGGESIAVGTTNNVVVDGIEHVTKVLSEIEIGKLTNVDYIECWACVGGCVGGPLVVENPFIATVKIRKKAEKLNKQQKINLSCVDQSIFDWDDGIKPRQVMSLDNNMTVAISKGKKLQEVLEKLPGYDCGACGAPTCSAHAEDYIQGTIKDTRCVFKND
- a CDS encoding PHP domain-containing protein codes for the protein MHIHSVLSPCADLSMGPKNIISAAKAKGVNIIGVTDHNSAKNLAAFEKLAKLERSITLLYGIEVETKEEIHVLCYFETLDKVSAFDNIIYDSIKDVKNNPDIFGDQVIIDSDENIIGYEEKLLLQRCELTIQQLADKVNKFDGMIIPAHIDRPSNGILTNLGFVPENIYFDAFEISPNTKTEDVLKTHPYLKNKNLIRSSDAHLLTEVGKAVINFQMPHPTFENIKFAFLNRLGRRWWVSSE
- the aspA gene encoding aspartate ammonia-lyase, with product MASVRKEKDLLGEKEISNELYYGIQTKRALENFPITGYAPHPTLIHALAVVKKSSAEANMEVGRLNKKIGQAICKACEEIIQGDLHQYFVVDAIQGGAGTSMNMNANEVIANRAIELLGGKKGEYIKVSPNTHVNMAQSTNDAFPTAINIAALKLAQGVLTSLNGLIDALKGKEAEFDEVLKMGRTHLQDAVPIRLGQEFGAYAKVLSRDVKRIEKSLEDLKEINMGATAVGTGLNADPKYIEVVVDRVNENSGIEFTTASNLVDSTQNTDAFVAVSAALKICAVNLSKMANDLRLLSSGPKCGLNEINLPPVQPGSSIMPGKVNPVMAEVVNQVAFQIMGNDHTICLASEAGQLELNVMEPVLTFNLLQSLDILRNVTTVFADKCIKGITVNEERCRQLVDESIGIVTAINPHVGYETASTVAQEAIKTGRPIKEIVLERGILTEEELEKILNPYDMTRPGISGSDLLK
- the nuoE gene encoding NADH-quinone oxidoreductase subunit NuoE; the protein is MEKLNKCCCGNDNQQDEKKVELEKLFAEYKGKKGALIPVLQKAQDIYGYLPKEVIADIADGLNLPVSQVYGVCTFYSQFHLNPRGENIIRVCMGTACHVRGADKVLERLQADLGVEPGETTEDLKFTLESVACIGACGLAPVIMINDNTHGRLDADTVSEVLDKYK